One stretch of Paenibacillus sp. FSL R5-0341 DNA includes these proteins:
- a CDS encoding sugar ABC transporter permease, protein MSARTWAPYLFVLPFILSFLIFFAYPLFRAGVMSFQQVLPGDVQFVGLEHYGKLWNADFRAALWNSTRYTFWTLLLLVPIPLVLAVLLNSSRMMARNVFRSALFIPALTSVVVAGVVFRLIFGELDGALMNSILNLLGIPSQQWLYSSSLAMVALVVLAGWRWIGINMLYFLSALQSIPKDLYEAADIDGAGVLNKFTKITVPMLKPITIYVVTITLYGGYAMFTESYMLWAGKPSPQNIGLTMVGYIYQQGFQYFNLGFGAAIGITLLVITLVISMLQLTVLGMFRKED, encoded by the coding sequence ATGAGTGCTAGAACATGGGCGCCGTATCTGTTTGTACTACCGTTCATTTTGTCTTTTCTCATCTTCTTTGCCTACCCGTTATTTCGAGCCGGGGTTATGAGTTTCCAGCAGGTGCTCCCCGGAGACGTACAGTTTGTGGGGCTTGAGCATTACGGCAAGCTGTGGAATGCCGATTTTCGGGCAGCACTGTGGAATAGCACGCGTTACACGTTCTGGACGCTGCTCTTGTTGGTTCCTATCCCACTCGTGCTTGCTGTATTGCTCAATTCAAGTCGCATGATGGCTCGTAATGTGTTCCGCTCTGCTCTGTTTATTCCGGCACTGACCTCCGTTGTTGTAGCGGGGGTTGTGTTCCGGCTTATCTTCGGCGAGCTGGATGGTGCGCTGATGAATTCCATCCTGAACCTGCTGGGTATTCCGAGCCAGCAATGGTTGTACAGTTCGTCCCTTGCGATGGTCGCACTGGTTGTCCTGGCAGGTTGGCGCTGGATCGGGATTAACATGCTGTATTTTCTATCGGCATTGCAGAGCATCCCCAAGGATCTGTATGAAGCGGCAGATATCGATGGAGCGGGTGTGCTGAACAAATTCACCAAGATTACCGTGCCGATGCTCAAACCGATCACGATCTATGTGGTGACGATTACTTTGTATGGCGGATATGCCATGTTCACGGAGAGTTATATGCTCTGGGCAGGCAAACCGTCTCCACAAAATATCGGGTTAACGATGGTGGGGTACATCTACCAACAAGGTTTCCAGTATTTCAATCTGGGATTCGGTGCAGCAATTGGCATTACGCTGTTGGTGATTACACTCGTGATCAGCATGCTTCAGCTGACCGTACTCGGCATGTTCAGGAAGGAGGATTAG
- a CDS encoding ECF transporter S component yields the protein MATTAGNKRLKLTDILVTIVIAVVFGVIYKIWGPTYDLMKPFGVHAEQMIYGMWFMAGTFAFVIIRKPGVAILAEVAASTVSAFLGSEWGMSTLVYGLLQGLGAEIFFAAFLYRKTNLFVTCLAAIGAAAASLLLDYQYGYIDSLSAWNYTLFIGFRFIGSILIAGVFAYYLAKALELTGVTRSLRPVSKQDYEALD from the coding sequence ATGGCAACAACAGCAGGCAACAAACGATTGAAACTAACGGATATTCTGGTAACCATCGTGATCGCAGTGGTGTTTGGAGTGATCTACAAGATATGGGGACCTACGTATGACCTGATGAAACCATTCGGCGTTCATGCGGAGCAGATGATCTACGGCATGTGGTTTATGGCAGGCACATTTGCATTTGTCATCATTCGTAAACCAGGCGTGGCGATTCTTGCCGAAGTTGCGGCTTCAACGGTAAGTGCCTTTCTGGGCAGTGAATGGGGCATGTCCACACTTGTATACGGTCTGTTGCAAGGACTCGGAGCCGAGATATTCTTCGCTGCATTTTTGTATCGCAAAACCAATCTGTTTGTCACCTGTCTTGCAGCCATAGGTGCAGCGGCGGCTTCGCTCTTGCTGGATTACCAGTACGGGTATATTGATTCACTCTCCGCGTGGAACTATACGTTATTTATCGGGTTCCGCTTCATTGGAAGTATTCTGATTGCCGGAGTGTTCGCTTATTATCTCGCCAAAGCATTGGAACTGACAGGTGTAACACGTTCGCTTAGACCAGTATCCAAACAAGATTATGAGGCTCTGGATTAG
- a CDS encoding radical SAM/SPASM domain-containing protein, whose amino-acid sequence MKTFKKVYIEITSICNLACSFCPQTQRAKGFIDPEVFNNILDQVKPHTNHIYLHVKGEPLLHPKIDLLLDSAHAKGLKVNITTNGTLLPKTQHKLLGKPALRQMNFSLHSFDGHEGSTDRDGYLSNILSFVHEAVKHNVIISFRLWNLTQDNFTNAQMNRNRETLEVLEREFNLDFRIEEKVVPGSGVKIAPNVYLNQDHEFQWPSLDAPEDDGKGFCHALRSQAAVLVDGTVVPCCLDGEGVINLGNVHEKSFSEIIEGERANNLVYGFSKREAVEELCRKCGYRQRFGA is encoded by the coding sequence TTGAAAACGTTCAAAAAAGTATATATTGAGATCACGAGTATCTGCAATTTGGCATGCAGCTTCTGCCCGCAGACACAGCGTGCCAAAGGATTCATCGACCCTGAAGTCTTCAACAATATACTGGATCAAGTTAAACCACATACCAACCATATTTATCTACATGTCAAAGGTGAACCCTTGTTGCATCCCAAAATAGATCTGCTGCTCGATTCCGCACATGCGAAGGGACTCAAGGTGAACATTACAACGAATGGTACACTGCTGCCCAAGACTCAGCACAAATTGCTCGGCAAACCGGCGCTGCGCCAGATGAACTTCTCTCTGCACAGCTTCGATGGGCATGAGGGTTCAACCGACCGTGACGGGTACCTGAGCAATATTCTGTCTTTTGTACATGAGGCTGTTAAGCACAATGTCATCATTTCATTCCGGCTGTGGAATCTGACGCAGGATAACTTCACGAATGCTCAGATGAACCGAAATCGGGAGACCCTTGAAGTACTGGAACGTGAGTTCAATCTGGACTTCCGCATTGAGGAAAAAGTAGTTCCGGGCAGCGGGGTCAAAATTGCCCCGAATGTATACCTGAATCAGGACCATGAGTTCCAGTGGCCAAGTCTGGATGCACCTGAAGATGACGGCAAAGGCTTTTGCCATGCGCTTCGCAGTCAGGCAGCTGTACTTGTCGATGGAACGGTGGTTCCATGCTGTCTCGATGGCGAGGGTGTCATTAACCTTGGTAACGTACACGAGAAGTCATTCTCGGAGATTATTGAGGGCGAGCGAGCGAACAATCTGGTGTATGGATTTTCCAAGCGGGAAGCTGTGGAAGAGTTGTGTAGGAAATGCGGGTATCGTCAGCGATTTGGAGCATAG
- a CDS encoding carbohydrate ABC transporter permease, translated as MHKWGVKLNVASLLLLVLFVILGILMLFPLYALILASLKPATELFRYGLNVRWDWALMSFENYKSIFTGTGAAGNYFIWYKNSLVITALFTVLSLLFSSMVGYGLGVYRFRGQNLIFTLVLVVMMIPMEIILLPLYELTIKLKLINTVWGVILPFIVAPLPIFFFRQFAQGLPKDFMDAGRIDGCKEFGIFFRIMVPLMAPAFGAIAILQAMNSWNNFLWPLVVLRTTEQFTLPIGLASFVSPLGNHYEELIAGAVLAIVPILILFLFFQRFFISGLTVGGVKG; from the coding sequence ATGCACAAATGGGGAGTCAAACTGAATGTGGCTTCACTGCTGTTACTGGTGTTGTTCGTGATCTTGGGTATCTTGATGCTATTTCCGTTATATGCGCTAATCCTCGCTTCGCTGAAACCGGCAACGGAACTGTTTCGATATGGACTCAATGTTCGATGGGATTGGGCGTTAATGAGCTTCGAGAATTACAAATCGATCTTCACCGGAACGGGAGCAGCAGGGAACTATTTTATATGGTACAAAAACAGTCTTGTCATCACGGCATTATTCACGGTATTAAGTCTGCTGTTCTCCTCCATGGTCGGATATGGGCTGGGGGTCTATCGGTTCAGGGGTCAGAATCTGATCTTCACCCTGGTGCTGGTTGTCATGATGATTCCGATGGAAATTATCCTTCTTCCCTTATACGAACTGACGATTAAGCTGAAGCTGATCAATACGGTGTGGGGCGTTATTCTGCCTTTTATCGTGGCACCTTTGCCCATCTTCTTCTTTAGGCAGTTTGCCCAAGGTTTGCCGAAGGACTTTATGGATGCAGGACGGATTGATGGTTGTAAGGAGTTTGGCATCTTCTTCCGCATTATGGTGCCCTTGATGGCTCCGGCATTTGGGGCGATAGCCATTCTGCAGGCCATGAACAGTTGGAATAACTTTCTCTGGCCACTCGTGGTGCTTCGGACAACCGAACAATTCACTTTGCCGATCGGACTCGCGTCTTTTGTATCGCCACTGGGCAATCATTACGAAGAACTAATCGCTGGAGCCGTGCTTGCCATTGTACCGATTCTGATTCTGTTCCTGTTCTTCCAGCGCTTTTTTATCTCAGGACTCACGGTTGGCGGGGTCAAAGGATAA
- a CDS encoding extracellular solute-binding protein, producing MKKMLVWLGVCILAVMTVLGGCSTTKEASNESSGGNGGNAQGGATKLIFWTFVDAHQKFYESMAEQWNQEHPDQQIELEATTIPYDDMHTKLLLALQSGVGAPDLVDIEQSKFPNFMKGVPQLVDLTDMIKPELDNIVQSRVEIYSKEGKYYGIDYHVGATVMYYNQEILDQAGVNADDIKTWSDFEQAGKQVLAKTGKPMITFEGNGNWSWWPAISQQKSDQVDADGNVTVNAPVNVQTMKFFQQMVKEGVAAVAPGAGHDTEEYFGYMDQGSSAAVFMPFWFMNRFTDHIPDLKGKMIIRPMPAWEEGGNRSAGMGGTATSITNQSGAVELAEQFLAYAKLSKEGNLQIWKQLGFDPIRTDVWTDPTMKESNKYTDYFGDDIFDTLLSVKDEIAPVNIREKSPEVFDAVRNKAMPDIFINLKDPEQVLNAVQAELTR from the coding sequence ATGAAGAAAATGCTGGTTTGGTTAGGGGTATGTATTCTTGCGGTGATGACGGTCTTGGGTGGATGCAGTACGACAAAGGAAGCATCCAACGAGTCATCTGGAGGAAACGGAGGAAACGCACAAGGGGGAGCGACCAAACTCATTTTCTGGACGTTTGTAGATGCGCATCAGAAGTTCTATGAGAGTATGGCAGAGCAATGGAATCAGGAGCATCCAGATCAACAGATTGAATTGGAAGCGACCACGATTCCATACGACGATATGCATACCAAGCTGCTGCTTGCATTACAGTCGGGTGTAGGTGCACCGGATCTAGTAGATATTGAGCAGAGCAAATTCCCCAACTTCATGAAAGGCGTTCCGCAACTGGTGGATCTGACAGACATGATCAAGCCAGAGCTGGATAACATTGTACAATCCCGTGTTGAGATCTACAGCAAGGAAGGCAAGTATTACGGTATTGATTATCATGTTGGTGCAACCGTCATGTATTACAACCAGGAGATTTTGGATCAGGCCGGTGTGAATGCGGATGACATCAAGACCTGGAGTGATTTTGAGCAGGCTGGGAAGCAGGTGCTCGCGAAGACAGGCAAACCGATGATTACATTTGAGGGTAACGGCAACTGGTCCTGGTGGCCAGCCATCAGTCAACAGAAATCGGATCAGGTGGATGCAGACGGTAATGTGACGGTGAACGCGCCTGTGAATGTGCAGACGATGAAATTTTTCCAACAGATGGTCAAGGAAGGGGTAGCAGCTGTCGCTCCTGGGGCGGGTCATGATACGGAAGAATACTTCGGTTATATGGACCAAGGCAGTTCGGCGGCGGTATTTATGCCATTCTGGTTCATGAATCGGTTCACGGACCATATTCCGGATCTGAAAGGGAAAATGATCATTCGTCCAATGCCGGCATGGGAAGAGGGCGGCAACCGTTCAGCAGGTATGGGTGGAACGGCAACGTCCATTACGAATCAGTCCGGTGCTGTGGAACTTGCCGAGCAGTTCCTTGCTTATGCGAAACTGTCCAAGGAAGGTAATCTTCAGATCTGGAAACAGCTTGGATTTGACCCGATCCGTACGGACGTATGGACCGATCCAACCATGAAGGAATCGAACAAATACACGGATTACTTCGGGGATGATATCTTCGATACGCTGCTGAGTGTAAAAGACGAGATTGCTCCGGTCAATATTCGGGAGAAGTCACCGGAAGTGTTCGATGCCGTACGTAATAAAGCCATGCCAGATATTTTCATTAATCTGAAAGATCCTGAACAGGTATTGAATGCTGTGCAGGCTGAATTAACCCGTTGA
- a CDS encoding pectate lyase gives MKKMLTVLLSVGLLASAFGAIPVSAAPEIVKTTIIVPKGTTYDGKGKSVAADPKTLGDGSQAENQKPIFRLEAGATLKNVVIEAPAADGVHCYGNCNIENVTWKDVGEDALTLKSAGTVNITGGAAYKAYDKVFQMNASGTINIKNFKANDIGKLVRQNGGTSYAVTMNVSNSDISNVKDSILRTDSSSTVGKITNTRYSKVPTLFKGFASGKTSQSGNTQY, from the coding sequence ATGAAAAAGATGTTGACGGTATTGTTGTCGGTAGGTCTGCTTGCTTCTGCATTTGGTGCAATTCCGGTGTCGGCAGCTCCCGAGATTGTAAAGACAACAATCATTGTTCCTAAAGGAACGACGTATGATGGGAAAGGCAAAAGTGTTGCCGCAGATCCCAAAACATTAGGAGATGGCAGCCAGGCCGAGAACCAGAAGCCTATTTTCCGATTAGAAGCAGGAGCTACGTTAAAAAATGTTGTGATTGAAGCACCGGCAGCCGATGGCGTGCACTGTTATGGCAATTGTAATATTGAGAATGTAACCTGGAAGGATGTCGGTGAGGATGCGCTCACGCTGAAATCCGCAGGCACTGTAAATATCACGGGTGGTGCGGCGTACAAGGCCTATGACAAAGTGTTTCAGATGAATGCCTCCGGTACGATCAATATTAAAAATTTCAAAGCGAATGATATTGGCAAGCTGGTGCGTCAAAATGGCGGAACATCCTATGCGGTCACAATGAATGTGTCCAACTCTGACATTTCCAATGTAAAGGATTCCATCCTGCGGACAGATAGCAGCTCTACTGTAGGTAAAATCACAAATACACGTTATTCCAAAGTGCCAACGCTGTTCAAGGGCTTTGCTTCAGGAAAAACGAGCCAGTCTGGAAACACGCAATATTAA
- a CDS encoding ABC transporter ATP-binding protein produces the protein MNGEGNSQAVSVTNLRCKFPGEKALVFQGLSLSVRQGEKVLLLGPSGSGKSTLLQILSGLIPRSVEIPMKCDDIQIPTKAGVVFQDPDTQFCMSYTDEEIAFVLENRNIPREEMAGLIEYYLDQVGLSFEQNRTLIQSMSQGMKQRLAIASMLAMDPEVLFLDEPTALLDDEGTSQVWDTVKRIASDKTLIIVEHKINEIVDMVDRIVVLSPEGKIVADGPAQQVFTHERDKLKAYGIWYPGVWDEHEQAAKEEEGSNSGELQVCVDQGFPSLEAQQSSGLSETKGTFPVSHVSSLSPVAPLYQPALDLQQFTGWRGKTSSIQVEQVKVWHGDWIGVVGANGAGKSSLLLSLMNILKTTGHYEVDGHPSGKTEQLADRIAFVFQNPEFQFVTNTVAEEVEFSLLGGTLTTKERHDRTEHMLKQFGLIDLSERHPYQLSMGQKRRLSVASALVREQRILLLDEPTFGQDARNTFAMLAQLEQLRREGTAIVMVTHDREIVKRYCTRIWTVDDGRLSDATVVSSP, from the coding sequence ATGAACGGTGAAGGGAATTCGCAAGCGGTAAGTGTGACGAATCTAAGATGCAAGTTCCCGGGAGAGAAGGCCTTGGTATTTCAAGGCTTGTCTCTCTCTGTGCGTCAAGGGGAGAAAGTGTTGTTGCTTGGACCGAGTGGCTCCGGGAAATCGACGTTATTGCAAATATTGAGCGGTCTGATACCACGTTCAGTTGAGATCCCGATGAAATGTGATGATATCCAGATTCCGACAAAGGCGGGAGTGGTCTTTCAAGACCCGGATACCCAGTTCTGTATGTCCTATACGGATGAGGAGATCGCATTTGTGCTGGAAAATCGAAATATTCCGCGTGAAGAGATGGCGGGTCTGATTGAATATTATCTGGATCAGGTGGGGTTATCCTTTGAACAAAATCGGACATTAATCCAATCGATGTCTCAGGGGATGAAGCAGCGTCTTGCGATCGCTTCGATGCTTGCCATGGACCCGGAGGTGTTGTTTCTGGATGAACCCACTGCACTGCTGGATGATGAGGGGACTTCCCAGGTGTGGGATACCGTCAAACGGATCGCCAGTGACAAGACGTTAATTATCGTTGAACATAAAATTAATGAGATTGTCGATATGGTCGACCGCATCGTTGTGTTATCACCTGAAGGAAAGATCGTGGCAGATGGGCCAGCACAGCAGGTATTCACGCATGAACGTGACAAGCTGAAGGCTTATGGAATCTGGTATCCGGGTGTGTGGGATGAGCACGAGCAGGCAGCTAAGGAGGAAGAGGGAAGTAATTCTGGAGAGCTTCAAGTGTGTGTGGATCAGGGCTTTCCGAGCTTGGAAGCACAGCAATCGTCTGGTTTATCTGAGACAAAGGGGACATTCCCCGTATCTCACGTATCATCTTTATCGCCTGTAGCGCCCCTCTATCAGCCTGCACTGGATTTGCAGCAGTTTACCGGATGGCGTGGGAAAACATCCTCCATTCAGGTGGAACAGGTCAAGGTATGGCATGGAGACTGGATCGGTGTTGTGGGAGCCAATGGTGCAGGCAAGAGTTCATTGTTATTATCCCTGATGAATATTTTGAAGACGACAGGTCACTATGAGGTGGATGGTCATCCCTCTGGTAAAACGGAGCAACTCGCAGATCGAATTGCGTTTGTATTTCAGAATCCGGAATTTCAATTTGTGACCAACACCGTCGCGGAAGAAGTGGAATTCTCCTTGCTTGGGGGCACGCTTACTACGAAAGAAAGACATGACAGGACTGAGCATATGCTCAAGCAATTTGGGCTAATCGATCTGTCCGAGCGTCATCCTTACCAATTATCGATGGGGCAGAAACGACGCTTGAGTGTTGCCTCCGCACTGGTGAGAGAGCAGCGTATTTTGCTGTTGGATGAACCTACATTTGGACAGGATGCCCGTAATACGTTCGCCATGTTGGCACAACTGGAGCAATTGCGGCGTGAAGGAACAGCCATCGTTATGGTTACCCAT